The following proteins are co-located in the Candidatus Methanogranum gryphiswaldense genome:
- a CDS encoding arsenate reductase ArsC — MKIAFICVHNSCRSQIAEAIGNSLSDGSFTCYSAGSEPSECIDPDAVRHLKEIFGIQMTDKQFPKLISDLPPVDVVVTMGCGVTCPYMPCKRRVAWNIPDPKGISDQKYVEVITLIEGKVKELLNSDLKMGV; from the coding sequence ATGAAGATAGCATTCATCTGCGTACACAATTCCTGCAGAAGCCAAATAGCCGAGGCGATCGGCAATTCGTTATCAGATGGAAGTTTTACATGTTATTCTGCAGGATCAGAACCTTCAGAATGCATCGATCCGGATGCTGTGCGTCATTTGAAGGAGATATTCGGAATTCAAATGACCGATAAGCAATTCCCAAAACTGATATCCGATCTGCCTCCCGTGGATGTTGTGGTCACAATGGGTTGCGGTGTAACTTGTCCGTATATGCCGTGCAAAAGAAGAGTTGCATGGAATATTCCAGATCCCAAAGGCATCTCCGATCAAAAATACGTGGAAGTCATTACTTTGATTGAAGGCAAGGTCAAGGAATTATTGAATTCAGATCTTAAGATGGGGGTTTGA